A genomic window from Ananas comosus cultivar F153 linkage group 22, ASM154086v1, whole genome shotgun sequence includes:
- the LOC109727454 gene encoding 4-hydroxybenzoate polyprenyltransferase, mitochondrial has protein sequence MASSLFIRAARKLRAPTPTSTSISLSPLSLLSHLQNPSPLPAPQTLAPSLPPAIHPSTWIAPSTRSPRILRRFPFELSVASISSSSGTADERPGRAADGGGGGGGSPAPAAPAPSWVELYVPASVRPYALLARLDKPIGTWLLAWPCMWSITMAATPGELPNLKMLALFGCGAVLLRGAGCTINDLLDRDIDKKVERTKSRPFASGILTPFEGLSFLGFQLLLGLGILLQLNNYSRVLGASSLFLVFSYPLMKRLTFWPQAYLGLTFNWGALLGWAAIKESLDPSIVLPLYTAGVCWTLVYDTIYAHQDKEDDLKVGVKSTALRFGSLTEYWITGFGAACISSLALSGYNAELAWPFYPFLIAASGQLAWQILTVDLSNRADCNRKFVSNKWFGALVFSGILFGRLAS, from the exons ATGGCGTCGTCTCTGTTCATCCGCGCCGCGCGCAAGCTCCGGGCCCCGACCCCGACCTCGACCTCGATCTCGCTCtcccccctctccctcctctcccacctccaaaaccctagcccCCTCCCCGCTCCTCAAACCCTAGCCCCTTCGCTCCCTCCCGCGATCCATCCTTCGACTTGGATCGCGCCCTCCACTCGCTCGCCGAGGATCCTTCGGCGGTTCCCGTTCGAACTATCCGTCGCTTCGATCTCGAGCTCCTCGGGGACCGCCGACGAGAGGCCTGGTAGGGCGgccgatggcggcggcggcggcggaggatcgccGGCTCCGGCGGCTCCGGCGCCGTCGTGGGTGGAGCTGTACGTCCCGGCGTCGGTGCGGCCGTATGCTCTTCTGGCGCGGCTCGATAAACCCATCGGAACGTGGTTACTAGCTTGGCCTTGCATGTG GTCCATCACGATGGCCGCAACACCTGGGGAGCTTCCTAATTTGAAAATGTTAGCACTGTTTGGATGTGGTGCTGTGCTTCTAAGAGGGGCTGGTTGCACAATAAATGACCTTCTTGACCGCGACATTGATAAGAAG GTTGAGCGCACGAAATCCAGGCCTTTTGCATCTGGCATATTGACACCATTTGAGGGTCTTTCCTTTCTTGGTTTTCAGCTTCTGCTGGGCTTGGGAATTCTTCTTCAACTTAATAACTACAG CCGTGTTCTCGGAGCTTCATCATTGTTTCTGGTCTTTTCTTACCCTCTTATGAAGAGACTGACATTTTGG CCTCAAGCATACCTCGGCTTGACCTTCAACTGGGGGGCTTTGTTAGGATGGGCTGCGATTAAAGAAAGCTTGGATCCTTCTATCGTCCTTCCACTCTACACTGCCGGTGTATGTTGGACGCTTGTATACGATACCATATATGCACATCAA GATAAAGAAGATGACCTGAAAGTGGGAGTTAAATCTACCGCATTGAGGTTTGGAAGTTTGACCGAGTACTGGATAACTGGGTTTGGTGCTGCTTGTATCAGTAGCCTAGCACTAAGTGGATATAATGCCGAGCTTG CATGGCCCTTCTATCCATTTCTGATTGCTGCAAGTGGTCAGTTAGCTTGgcagatcttaaccgttgactTGTCTAACCGTGCAGACTGCAACAGAAA ATTTGTTTCCAACAAATGGTTCGGAGCACTCGTATTCAGCGGCATCCTATTCGGACGCCTCGCTTCCTGA
- the LOC109727263 gene encoding photosystem II stability/assembly factor HCF136, chloroplastic yields MATLRLTDLNPILLDSSPRRSSSSSSSSSAAARSPGRHHRRSRLVPRSSFRSSSPSSSSPKNRREFIVDTAAAAAAAAPLVLTPLVGGAAARAEEPALSEWERVYLPVDPGVVLLDIAFVPDDLSHGFLLGTRQTILETKDGGLTWFPRSIPSAEDEDFNYRFNSISFKGKEGWIVGKPAILLHTSDAGESWERIPLSAELPGDIVYIEATGEKSAEMVTNQGAIYVTSNRGYNWKAAVQETVSATLNRTVSSGISGASYYTGTFNTLNRSPDGRYVAVSSRGNFYLTWEPGQPYWQPHNRAVARRIQNMGWRADGGLWLLVRGGGLYLSKGTGLTEEFEEVPVQSRGFGILDVGYRSKDEAWAAGGSGILLRTTNGGKSWTRDKAADNIAANLYSVKFITDDKGFVLGNDGVLLRYLG; encoded by the exons ATGGCGACTCTCCGCCTCACCGACCTAAACCCCATCCTCCTCGACAGCTCCCCgcgccgctcctcctcctcctcctcctcctcctccgccgccgcacggAGCCCTGGCCGTCATCATCGCCGTTCTCGCCTCGTCCCGAGGTCCTCGTTCCGTTCCTCTTCGCCTTCGTCCTCGTCGCCGAAGAATCGGCGCGAGTTCATCGTCGAcaccgccgccgcggcggcggcggcggcgccgctcGTGCTTACGCCCCTcgtcggcggcgcggcggcgagggcggaggagccggcgctTTCCGAGTGGGAGAGGGTCTACCTCCCCGTCGACCCCGGCGTCGTCCTCCTCGACATCGCCTTCGTCCCCGACGACCTCTCCcacg GTTTTCTTTTGGGGACGAGACAGACTATATTGGAGACAAAAGATGGAGGGCTTACTTGGTTCCCACGTTCTATTCCGTCGGCGGAAGATGAGGACTTCAATTATAGATTCAACTCCATCAGcttcaaaggaaaagaagggTGGATTGTAGGGAAACCTGCAATTTTGCTGCACACATCAGATGCTGGAGAGAGCTGGGAAAGAATACCTTTGAGTGCCGAACTTCCTGGTGACATT GTTTATATAGAAGCTACTGGTGAAAAAAGTGCAGAGATGGTCACTAATCAAGGAGCAATCTACGTAACATCAAATCGAGGGTACAATTGGAAAGCTGCTGTGCAAGAGACTGTCTCAGCCACTCTTAACAG AACAGTTTCCAGTGGCATTAGTGGTGCAAGCTACTATACGGGGACCTTCAACACTCTAAACCGCTCTCCTGATGGCCGATATGTTGCTGTCTCAAGCCGTGGAAACTTCTACTTGACTTGGGAGCCTGGACAG CCATATTGGCAACCGCATAACAGAGCGGTAGCACGGCGAATACAGAACATGGGATGGAGAGCTGATGGTGGTCTTTGGCTTCTTGTGCGAGGTGGCGGGCTTTATCTGAGTAAAGGAACAGGG CTCACTGAAGAATTTGAGGAGGTTCCAGTCCAGAGCAGGGGGTTCGGTATTCTTGACGTTGGTTATCGCTCGAAG GACGAAGCATGGGCGGCGGGGGGAAGTGGCATCCTGCTGAGAACAACAAACGGCGGAAAGAGTTGGACTCGTGATAAAGCTGCAGATAACATCGCTGCGAACCTCTACTCTGTAaa GTTCATCACAGATGACAAAGGCTTTGTTCTCGGGAACGACGGTGTCTTGCTTCGATACCTCGGTTGA
- the LOC109726964 gene encoding tRNA dimethylallyltransferase 9 isoform X1 — protein sequence MIQRLDVLPLMNGVIGLPSWSTRFMSKMRMKSPVLSPTERIPTYCSTSHCDTLTSTLSSVPNTKKTKDKVIVVSGPTGAGKSRLALELAKRLNGEIVSADSVQVYRGLDIGSAKPSIEERAEVPHHLLDILHPSEDYSAGQFFEDARKATNCIIEKGLVPIIAGGTGLYLRWYIYGKPDVPKASLEITNEVWSELVDLQKKGNWDAAVELVVKAGDPKAFNVPANDWYRLRRSLEIIRSSGSPPSAFSVPYDSFRGQAESKSADRSTDQISAVNGPGELPTKELDYDFICIFLSSPRIDLYRSIDLRCEEMLMEPEGLLTEASWLLDIGLRPNMNSATRAIGYRQAMEYLQSCRIKGGRSSPEEFYAFLSEFQKASRNFAKRQMTWFRNELIYQWIDASQPFDKVVEFICNAYCDRNERVVPEPLKMKKESTGRQESNELKSYRAKNKLFISDEDCGRVLSWIRRTQRK from the exons ATGATCCAACGTTTAG atGTGCTTCCACTAATGAACGGGGTTATCGGGTTGCCTTCGTGGAGCACACGGTTTATGTCCAAAATGAGAATGAAGTCGCCTGTTCTTTCTCCCACCGAGCGAATTCCGACATATTGTTCCACCTCACATTGTGACACTCTTACTTCTACATTATCTTCAGTCCCTAACACGAAGAAAACGAAGGACAAGGTCATTGTTGTCTCCGGCCCTACCGGAGCTGGAAAGAGCAGGCTCGCACTAGAGCTAGCCAAAAGGCTAAATGGAGAGATCGTAAGTGCGGATTCCGTGCAAGTATATCGTGGACTCGACATTGGATCAGCCAAGCCGTCGATTGAAGAGAGAGCTGAAGTCCCCCACCACTTACTCGACATACTACACCCCTCAGAGGACTATTCTGCTGGGCAGTTCTTCGAGGACGCGAGGAAAGCAACAAATTGTATTATTGAGAAAGGTCTGGTGCCCATAATTGCGGGCGGAACAGGTCTGTACTTACGGTGGTATATATACGGAAAGCCGGACGTTCCGAAAGCTTCATTGGAGATCACAAATGAAGTTTGGTCGGAGCTCGTAGACTTGCAGAAGAAGGGCAACTGGGACGCAGCTGTAGAATTAGTAGTAAAAGCTGGCGATCCAAAAGCTTTTAATGTGCCTGCGAATGATTGGTATCGTTTAAGGCGCAGCCTTGAGATTATTAGATCTTCGGGATCTCCACCGTCAGCTTTTAGCGTACCATACGATTCATTTCGTGGTCAGGCTGAGTCAAAATCGGCAGACCGATCGACTGATCAAATTTCTGCTGTAAACGGTCCCGGAGAATTGCCTACAAAAGAGTTGGATTATGACTTCATTTGCATTTTCCTTTCGAGCCCGAGAATAGATCTTTATAGGTCGATTGATTTGAGGTGCGAGGAGATGCTCATGGAACCAGAAGGGCTTCTCACAGAAGCCTCGTGGCTTCTCGATATAGGGCTTCGGCCAAATATGAACTCCGCTACTCGAGCAATCGGGTATCGACAAGCTATGGAGTACCTGCAAAGTTGTAGGATAAAAGGTGGCAGAAGCTCGCCAGAAGAGTTTTATGCATTTTTATCCGAGTTTCAAAAGGCTTCGCGAAACTTTGCAAAGAGGCAAATGACTTGGTTCCGGAACGAGCTTATTTACCAGTGGATTGATGCCTCGCAACCTTTCGACAAGGTTGTCGAATTCATTTGTAACGCTTATTGCGATCGAAATGAGAGGGTAGTGCCTGAACCATTGAAAATGAAGAAGGAAAGCACCGGTCGGCAGGAAAGCAATGAACTGAAGTCGTACCGCGCCAAGAATAAGCTTTTTATCAGCGACGAAGATTGCGGTCGTGTTCTGAGTTGGATTAGGAGGACACAAAGGAAGTAA
- the LOC109727262 gene encoding endoglucanase 13-like yields the protein MGRLSISLAFLTVVSVLGSTATAFDYKDALEKSLLFFEAQRSGKLPPDRRVKWRGDSALTDGFEQGVDLVGGYYDAGDHVKFGFPMAFAVTMLSWGVIEFEKETVAANQLKQALAAIRWGTDYFLKAHKPPNTLWVQVGDGDGDHLCWERAEDMTTSRTAYKIDTNRRGSEVAGETAAALAAASRAFKPFDAKYSNLLLLHAKQLFTFADTFRGRYDDTLEFACKFYPSSTGFHDELLWAATWLYEATNDQSYLSYVSQNAAAFGGTGWAVKEFYWDNKYAGSQVLLTKVLLQAGSAPYSSVLKQYQAKAEFFVCACLRKNKGHDVKMTPGGLLYFDDWNNMQYVSSAAFLLAVYSDYLSASKGNLKCPDGEIQPLDILRFAQSQVDYMLGKNPKSISYLVGYGGRFPTHVHHRGASMPSVSIHPAPIGCVEGFEDWYGNKNADPNVILGALLGGPDDKDGFSDDRKSYKQTEPSLAGNAPLVGVLARLSCLPDSGQ from the exons ATGGGGAGGCTCTCAATCTCATTAGCTTTTCTGACGGTGGTTTCGGTGCTCGGCTCGACGGCGACCGCGTTCGACTACAAGGATGCACTGGAGAAGAGCCTGCTGTTCTTCGAGGCCCAGCGGTCCGGCAAGCTCCCGCCCGACCGCCGCGTCAAGTGGCGCGGCGATTCCGCCCTCACCGACGGCTTCGAACAAGGC GTGGACTTGGTCGGAGGATACTACGACGCCGGCGATCACGTCAAGTTTGGGTTCCCGATGGCGTTCGCGGTGACGATGCTTTCGTGGGGCGTGATCGAGTTCGAGAAGGAGACGGTCGCCGCGAACCAACTCAAACAAGCCTTGGCTGCAATCCGGTGGGGCACCGATTACTTCCTCAAAGCTCACAAACCACCCAACACCCTCTGGGTGCAG GTTGGGGACGGCGACGGTGATCACCTCTGCTGGGAGAGGGCGGAGGACATGACGACGTCGAGGACGGCGTACAAGATCGACACGAACCGCCGCGGCTCGGAGGTGGCCGGAGAGACTGCTGCTGCATTAGCTGCAGCTTCTAGGGCTTTCAAGCCTTTTGACGCTAAGTACTCCAACCTCCTCCTCTTACATGCGAAGCAG CTCTTCACCTTCGCTGACACATTCCGAGGACGGTACGACGACACCCTAGAGTTCGCTTGCAAGTTCTACCCTTCGTCGACGGGTTTTCAC GATGAGTTGCTATGGGCAGCTACATGGCTTTATGAAGCAACCAATGATCAATCCTACCTCAGCTATGTATCCCAAAATGCTGCAGCATTTGGTGGAACAGGTTGGGCTGTTAAGGAATTCTACTGGGACAATAAATATGCTGGATCACAGGTTCTCCTCacaaag GTGCTTTTGCAAGCGGGAAGCGCCCCGTACAGCTCCGTTCTCAAGCAATACCAGGCGAAAGCCGAGTTCTTCGTCTGCGCGTGCCTTCGGAAGAACAAAGGCCACGACGTCAAGATGACCCCAG GGGGACTGTTATACTTCGACGACTGGAACAACATGCAGTATGTATCGTCGGCGGCGTTCTTACTGGCGGTTTACTCGGATTACTTGTCGGCGTCGAAGGGTAATCTCAAATGCCCTGACGGCGAAATCCAACCTTTAGATATCCTCAGGTTTGCCCAGTCCCAG GTTGATTACATGCTCGGAAAGAATCCAAAGTCCATAAGCTACTTGGTAGGATATGGAGGGAGGTTTCCAACTCATGTGCACCACAGGGGAGCTTCAATGCCTTCGGTTTCCATTCACCCCGCGCCGATCGGATGCGTAGAGGGGTTCGAGGACTGGTACGGTAATAAGAACGCCGATCCGAATGTCATTCTGGGAGCTTTACTCGGTGGCCCTGATGACAAAGACGGCTTCTCCGATGACCGGAAAAGCTACAAGCAAACCGAGCCGAGCCTCGCGGGGAACGCGCCCCTCGTAGGGGTCCTCGCGAGGTTGTCGTGCCTCCCGGATTCAGGTCAATAA
- the LOC109727264 gene encoding glutamine synthetase nodule isozyme-like — MALLHELLSLDLSETTEKIIAEYIWIGGSGMDIRSKARTLPRPVSDHRELPKWNYDGSSTDQAPGDDSEVILYPQEIFRDPFRKGKNILVMCDAYTPAGEPIPTNKRFNAEKIFSHPDVVAEEPWYGIEQEYTLLQKDIHWPLGWPIGGYPAPQGPYYCGVGADKAFGRDIVNAHYKACLYAGINISGINGEVMPGQWEFQVGPAVGISAGDQLWVARYILERIAEIAGVVVSFDPKPIQGNWNGAGAHTNYSTKSMRNNGGLDVIKKAIEKLKLRHKEHISAYGEGNERRLTGQHETANIDAFSWGVANRGASVRVGRETEKAGKGYFEDRRPASNMDPYVVTSMIAETTILRKSS; from the exons ATGGCGCTCCTCCACGAGCTCCTCTCCCTCGACCTCTCCGAGACCACGGAGAAGATCATCGCCGAGTACATATG GATCGGGGGATCGGGAATGGACATCAGGAgcaaagctagg ACTCTTCCGAGACCGGTGTCGGATCATCGAGAGCTCCCGAAGTGGAACTACGATGGATCGAGCACGGATCAAGCTCCTGGTGATGATAGCGAAGTGATCTTATA cCCGCAGGAGATTTTTAGGGATCCGTTCAGAAAAGGCAAAAATATTTTG GTGATGTGCGACGCGTACACGCCAGCTGGGGAGCCAATTCCTACCAACAAGAGATTCAATGCGGAGAAGATCTTTAGCCATCCAGATGTCGTCGCCGAAGAGCCTtg GTATGGAATTGAGCAGGAGTACACTTTGCTCCAGAAGGACATCCACTGGCCTCTTGGATGGCCGATTGGCGGTTACCCTGCACCTCAG GGTCCATACTACTGCGGTGTAGGAGCTGATAAGGCATTTGGTCGCGACATTGTGAATGCTCATTACAAAGCATGCCTCTATGCTGGCATTAACATAAGCGGAATTAACGGAGAAGTTATGCCCGGCCAG TGGGAATTTCAAGTAGGCCCTGCTGTTGGAATTTCCGCGGGTGATCAATTATGGGTAGCCCGTTATATCCTCGAG AGAATTGCTGAGATTGCAGGAGTTGTCGTATCTTTCGACCCCAAGCCTATTCAG GGTAATTGGAATGGTGCTGGTGCTCATACAAATTATAG CACCAAGTCCATGAGGAACAACGGCGGGCTTGATGTGATCAAGAAAGCAATCGAGAAACTGAAGCTTCGGCACAAGGAGCATATTTCTGCATATGGTGAGGGTAATGAGCGGAGATTGACCGGTCAGCACGAAACTGCAAACATCGACGCATTTTCATGG GGTGTCGCAAACCGCGGTGCCTCGGTTCGTGTCGGTCGTGAAACTGAAAAGGCCGGCAAAG GTTATTTCGAGGATAGGAGGCCGGCGTCGAACATGGATCCATACGTCGTGACCTCGATGATTGCCGAAACCACCATTCTTCGGAAATCATCTTAA
- the LOC109727455 gene encoding snakin-2-like, whose protein sequence is MALSKPPIMAFLFLSMLVLQSVDSRPTVDDNLVITSNNGTSLLEAPKIDCRAACAARCSRSRKNKMCRKMCGIYCSKCSCVPPALARTPAAAAAATTPCATLPVALNQQIINYNTLLIRNLQLNSKIILT, encoded by the exons ATGGCTCTCTCCAAACCCCCAATCATggctttcctcttcctctccatgCTTGTGCTCCAATCGGTCGATTCGCGACCCACGGTCGACGATAATTTG GTGATCACAAGCAATAATGGGACATCTCTTCTTGAGGCGCCTaaaatag ATTGCAGGGCTGCGTGCGCGGCGCGGTGCAGCAGGAGCCGGAAGAACAAGATGTGCAGGAAGATGTGTGGCATCTACTGCTCCAAGTGCAGCTGCGTGCCGCCGGCACTGGCCAGGACACCCgcagccgctgccgccgctaCGACGCCATGCGCAACCCTGCCGGTCGCCCTTAAtcaacaaattattaattataacacCCTCTTAATACGCAATTTGCAGTTAAACAGCAAAATAATTCTTACTTAA
- the LOC109727129 gene encoding peamaclein-like, whose translation MALSKPPFMAFLFLSMLVLQLVDSRSTVDDNLVTSSIGRSLLQAPKIDCGAACATRCSRNWKNKMCRKMCGICCSKCSCVPPGTSQDTRGLCPCYDAMRNPAGHPKCP comes from the exons ATGGCTCTCTCCAAACCCCCATTCATggctttcctcttcctctccatgCTTGTGCTCCAATTGGTCGATTCGCGATCTACGGTCGACGATAATTTG GTGACAAGCAGTATTGGGAGATCTCTTCTTCAGGCACCTAAAATAG ATTGCGGGGCGGCGTGCGCGACGCGGTGCAGCAGGAACTGGAAGAACAAGATGTGCAGGAAGATGTGCGGCATCTGCTGCTCCAAGTGCAGCTGCGTGCCGCCAGGCACCAGCCAGGACACCCGTGGCCTCTGCCCCTGCTACGACGCCATGCGCAACCCCGCCGGCCACCCCAAGTGCCCTTAA
- the LOC109727699 gene encoding lysM and putative peptidoglycan-binding domain-containing protein 1-like, with protein sequence MGSGGLRINGISHPFSEEWSNGALSPERVSDRSRSPSPLPLSSPSSCSSDSKCIEHPVSKMDTLAGIAIKYGVEIADIKRMNGLVTDSQMFAHKILQIPLLGRHPPSPFQLNGSAGNREETPIKHRHTDIADSFHSLKLKPPQHKVASPAMRTLQGYYGLTPPKPNPTKYTEMTTYKTNSSNHSEPEPFPKRSPTNGYSLQNGESSSEGEKSKSEKSVRRRQKAEADSIIDSTEPSETGGDLSSKTGKRLFPRPKSGSRIDMDSVPSEDPLIIADTFFSSVRKSSSTSSLAESENGPFMWPTSKWTLNPETIARPFLDGLPKQISVWRNKAALD encoded by the exons ATGGGATCGGGGGGACTCCGAATTAATGGGATCTCTCATCCTTTCTCAGAGGAATGGTCGAATGGAGCGCTTTCTCCCGAGAGGGTTTCCGATAGGTCTCGTTCGCCTTCGCCTTTGCCCTTGTCGTCCCCTTCTTCGTGTTCTTCGGATTCGAAGTGTATTGAGCACCCCGTGTCGAAGATGGATACCCTAGCTGGGATCGCCATTAAGTATGGCGTTGAG ATAGCTGATATTAAGAGAATGAATGGATTGGTCACCGACTCGCAAATGTTTGCGCACAAGATTTTGCAGATACCTCTACTGGGGCGGCACCCGCCATCCCCTTTCCAGTTGAATGGTTCAGCTGGGAATAG AGAAGAAACTCCCATAAAACACCGGCACACGGATATCGCTGATTCCTTCCACTCCCTGAAGTTGAAACCTCCTCAGCATAAAGTTGCATCTCCTGCCATGCGCACTTTGCAGGGATACTACGGTCTCACACCCCCCAAACCAAACCCAACGAAGTATACCGAAATGACTACCTACAAGACAAATAGTTCCAACCACTCAGAACCTGAGCCATTTCCCAAGAGGAGCCCAACTAATGGATACTCGCTGCAAAACGGTGAGAGCAGTAGCGAGGGCGAGAAGTCTAAGAGCGAGAAATCCGTAAGGCGGCGACAAAAAGCTGAAGCGGATTCAATAATAGACTCAACCGAACCGTCAGAAACTGGCGGAGATCTCTCATCCAAGACGGGTAAAAGGTTGTTTCCGAGGCCGAAGTCCGGAAGTCGGATCGATATGGATTCCGTGCCGAGCGAGGATCCACTAATAATTGCTGACACGTTCTTCAGCTCAGTGCGAAAATCATCTAGCACGTCGAGCTTGGCGGAATCGGAGAACGGCCCCTTCATGTGGCCGACTTCAAAGTGGACACTGAACCCCGAAACTATTGCGAGGCCGTTTCTCGACGGTTTGCCGAAGCAGATCTCGGTGTGGCGGAACAAAGCTGCTTTAGATTAG
- the LOC109726964 gene encoding tRNA dimethylallyltransferase 9 isoform X2 produces MNGVIGLPSWSTRFMSKMRMKSPVLSPTERIPTYCSTSHCDTLTSTLSSVPNTKKTKDKVIVVSGPTGAGKSRLALELAKRLNGEIVSADSVQVYRGLDIGSAKPSIEERAEVPHHLLDILHPSEDYSAGQFFEDARKATNCIIEKGLVPIIAGGTGLYLRWYIYGKPDVPKASLEITNEVWSELVDLQKKGNWDAAVELVVKAGDPKAFNVPANDWYRLRRSLEIIRSSGSPPSAFSVPYDSFRGQAESKSADRSTDQISAVNGPGELPTKELDYDFICIFLSSPRIDLYRSIDLRCEEMLMEPEGLLTEASWLLDIGLRPNMNSATRAIGYRQAMEYLQSCRIKGGRSSPEEFYAFLSEFQKASRNFAKRQMTWFRNELIYQWIDASQPFDKVVEFICNAYCDRNERVVPEPLKMKKESTGRQESNELKSYRAKNKLFISDEDCGRVLSWIRRTQRK; encoded by the coding sequence ATGAACGGGGTTATCGGGTTGCCTTCGTGGAGCACACGGTTTATGTCCAAAATGAGAATGAAGTCGCCTGTTCTTTCTCCCACCGAGCGAATTCCGACATATTGTTCCACCTCACATTGTGACACTCTTACTTCTACATTATCTTCAGTCCCTAACACGAAGAAAACGAAGGACAAGGTCATTGTTGTCTCCGGCCCTACCGGAGCTGGAAAGAGCAGGCTCGCACTAGAGCTAGCCAAAAGGCTAAATGGAGAGATCGTAAGTGCGGATTCCGTGCAAGTATATCGTGGACTCGACATTGGATCAGCCAAGCCGTCGATTGAAGAGAGAGCTGAAGTCCCCCACCACTTACTCGACATACTACACCCCTCAGAGGACTATTCTGCTGGGCAGTTCTTCGAGGACGCGAGGAAAGCAACAAATTGTATTATTGAGAAAGGTCTGGTGCCCATAATTGCGGGCGGAACAGGTCTGTACTTACGGTGGTATATATACGGAAAGCCGGACGTTCCGAAAGCTTCATTGGAGATCACAAATGAAGTTTGGTCGGAGCTCGTAGACTTGCAGAAGAAGGGCAACTGGGACGCAGCTGTAGAATTAGTAGTAAAAGCTGGCGATCCAAAAGCTTTTAATGTGCCTGCGAATGATTGGTATCGTTTAAGGCGCAGCCTTGAGATTATTAGATCTTCGGGATCTCCACCGTCAGCTTTTAGCGTACCATACGATTCATTTCGTGGTCAGGCTGAGTCAAAATCGGCAGACCGATCGACTGATCAAATTTCTGCTGTAAACGGTCCCGGAGAATTGCCTACAAAAGAGTTGGATTATGACTTCATTTGCATTTTCCTTTCGAGCCCGAGAATAGATCTTTATAGGTCGATTGATTTGAGGTGCGAGGAGATGCTCATGGAACCAGAAGGGCTTCTCACAGAAGCCTCGTGGCTTCTCGATATAGGGCTTCGGCCAAATATGAACTCCGCTACTCGAGCAATCGGGTATCGACAAGCTATGGAGTACCTGCAAAGTTGTAGGATAAAAGGTGGCAGAAGCTCGCCAGAAGAGTTTTATGCATTTTTATCCGAGTTTCAAAAGGCTTCGCGAAACTTTGCAAAGAGGCAAATGACTTGGTTCCGGAACGAGCTTATTTACCAGTGGATTGATGCCTCGCAACCTTTCGACAAGGTTGTCGAATTCATTTGTAACGCTTATTGCGATCGAAATGAGAGGGTAGTGCCTGAACCATTGAAAATGAAGAAGGAAAGCACCGGTCGGCAGGAAAGCAATGAACTGAAGTCGTACCGCGCCAAGAATAAGCTTTTTATCAGCGACGAAGATTGCGGTCGTGTTCTGAGTTGGATTAGGAGGACACAAAGGAAGTAA